The Alnus glutinosa chromosome 3, dhAlnGlut1.1, whole genome shotgun sequence nucleotide sequence CCGTCAGTGATGGTCTTGAATTGGAATCCAGGAAAGCGTGCGAAACGGGCTTGGACATTGGTGTAACGGACGAGGCGATCGTGGTTGTGATCTGTGTTGAGGAAGGTGACTTGGAGGCCGGCAAGGGCAAGAAGCTCGGCTAGCTTGAGCATGGAGTTGACATGTCCCTGAGCCGGTAAGGGAAATACGAGAACATGAGGCACCGGCGGCGCATTTGGCCTTTGTTCCATATGAGCGATTTGAGGCTTCATGTTCGTGTGAGTGTGTATTCCTCCTTTTAACTTGTGGCTGTCACACCAACAAGAGACAACATGTGGTTGCATTGAAGTGTGTCAGGGCTTGGTTGCCCGAAAATAAGCAAAACGTGATCGTTTAAGTCCCATCAAGTCTTAATCAGCGGATGTTGCCAACTTGTTTAGgataaacataaacataaatagtaataataagagaaaagtacatataactccctcaaactatcacatCATTGTCATTGTATTCCTAAACTGCTAATTATGTCAATCTCCACTCTTAAACTACAAGAAAATGTTAATGTCTCCCTAATGataaaaatgcccttcataaaattattaaaataaaataaaaactaaaaaaacttattaaaaaaatataaaataacaaaaatttattccaaaaaaaaaaactgttttttttttaaaaaaataataataatatttttcagtttttttttcttttaaaaaaaaaattattctttttcgttattttttttaatttaataaaaacaggttttttttaaaaaaaacatttgttttatttttaaaaaataaataaataaatttcagttattttttgttttttcgttttttttttctttcaaaaaaaattgttcttttttattttttaatttaataaaaactgtttttttaaaaaaaaataaataaataaataaatttcagttatttgtttgtttttttgttttttcatttttttttataaaaaaaaacaaaattttctttttcgttttttaatttaataaaaactggtttttcttttttcttttttttttcatttgttttatttttttaaaaataaataaataaatctcagttattttttagtttgcttttttttttttaaataaaaaaatttgttcttttttaaaaaaaaaaaaaaatcgttttttatttaattttttaaaaaatatttaatatatttttagttttttatttaattttatttatttattttttaagtttttttgttttagttttaattttttgaatttatgagtacatttttgtcttattcaaaaaaaaattagggttatttttatctttttattggtcttaggggggacattgacattttttggtagtttaggggggaacattgacacaattggtagtttagggggtacattgacaattaagtagtaatttgagaggattatatgtacttttccctaataataataatacaaatacaaatccGGCCACTTTCTCAAACAGCCTCCTAGTTATCTCACGAGATAACTCTTATTAATTAGCCTAATACTAATTACACGTGATAATAAGataattttgttattaaaaaaaaaaaagaagaagaagacttcATTGTTCTTCACTTCAAGACAGctcacttttcttcttccagctGATTTCCAATACTTCCTACTGGAATTGGACCCCAGCCAAGTCCCCCCTTTTGTTAATGCTGCTCCAGCTGATCATTAATGGTCGTGGGAAAATGTTAgatgtcattttatttttggataattaTGAGTACGTGTTCGGGGTGGAACTCTGGAAGAGAAAAGGTTTGAAGCAGGTACTGGGTGTTGAACCAATTGCATATATCGATCGATCACCCCTCAGATTTGGATAAGCTATGCTTGTTTGGTAACCCAACCAAAcaatttcaatttccatttcacttctcccaaaaaaatcaaatcaaaaacattctcaaattttatatcacatcaatcatttattactactattcaaataaaacaaccATTTCCTACAACTTACCAAACAACTCCAATGGTGTATAGATGGAGCTAGTGTACAGATGGAGCTAGTGGTAGGTACATCCTGTGGCTAAGAATCCCTCTCAATCTTACCTACCTTTATTAATTTTGTacgtttttgttgttttataacaaaaatataagttGTTGAAACATTAATGCAATTCGATTTGTGGGGCTGCGTGTCCAGCCATTTCATGCAGTTTCTGTCCGCTTCCCAAAGACTAATTATAAAGACCGAGGCGCGCGGAGCAGTCCGACAGTGTACGCCTTTGGGATGTGGCTGCGTATGTGGGCTAGTGGAGGAACTTCTAGGTCTTCAAACGAGTTGATTTTGGGCGCGTCGGCTCTCGCGTTATGTTGGCTCTTACTGATAACAAATTGGAGAATCGGGGCAAAGTGAAAATTCGGTTATGATTATTGGGCACGGGTTAAAATTGACAGTCGTAATCGGGGCGGTCAATCGGTTAAAATCACCAACCGGTTCaagtatttatatattatttaataactgACGATTATCGgttgatatttaattatttggactagtaatcaaaatttaaaaaattggattttttaGGCCTAATTTGAGTATTGTgtctattttaatattttctaaaaccGATAGCTGCTCCAGTAAGGTCAGTAACCTGCCGGCTTTACACCCTTATCAGCCATGTTATTGCTGCAGCAGAATCCTGGGAGGTTTCTTCGCCAAAGAAAGACCTCCATTCCAGGCACATGTTCTATTGGAATATCCATGTCCTCCTTTCCTACAATTTGTTCATGCTTTTCTTAGTACAAAGATTAATCTATTTAATCTATTAATGTTTTAGGCAGTtttgtaattgtaattttaaagttaaaaaaaaaaaaaaaaaaaaaagatgcaatGTTGGGTTTTGACAtgtttttactataatttttattaagaatattacaacttttactataaaATCTCTtataattaaattgacataGCAATTTATAATTGGTGAAATGATTAATTTGTATTGGGCTTAATGACCCGAATACCAAGCCAATCGCCCAATGGACCcgagtacagccatcaagcgtCACACCAGATCTTGTCTCTTAGTGCATCACCATCGGTCCCCACGATCCCAACAGGAAATAATGGTTTAATTTGCCGGAGGCACAAGACCTACAAAATGCCACAACAAGAAAGCCTCCAATCAAGTCGTGCCACATGGCTGGCAGCTACGACAAACTAGCTATAAAAGGCAGTGGACAAGAAGTAAAAAGATGAGTTTCATCTCCTTCTCTCGgactctatttctctctctcattctccaATAGGACCAATACCATTCATCTCGGTTATACAGACTTAAACATCGCTACTATTTCTCATTGGCTTGCTCCAACAAATTCatatgcttatatttttcttttttcccacaAGTACCTCGAATCACTACCTCAGCACACGATCAACTATTCTAAcaaattgtcaatttaattagttaatgtCTGATTTGTCAACCATATAGATACGATCTTCGATATTTCACAAATTATAAATCGTCACGTCAATTTATAAGAGAAGATTGATAAAAGCTGTAGTCTTAAGCATTTTTCAAACTGTAATACCCCTAATAAATATAATTGGTTGTGCAAATTCACGACGTTACAAAATAAGATCGCctaaaaattgtaaataggaTGTAGAAGAACACAGCATTAATCGCTTGaatgttttaattttgaagGAACAATACCGCATGAGGATATAAAAATGGGAAACTTTTGAACAAGCTCAGCTCAGCGTCTGAGAGTCCAAATGTTTACGGTTTAAAGCCCATCAATCTCTTTCTTGGGCCAAGTCCTTGTAGCCAATTGGGCAATTGGACGTACGCGTGGTACGGGCCTTGTTAGTCAAGCATGGAACGGAACACAATGGTGTTGAGtactgtttatatatatatatatatatatatatatatatatatatatatttttaattcactTTTTCATACTTTCTAATACCgatgaacataaaaaaaaaaaaaaaaaaaaaagaaaagaaaaagaaaagctcaATTTTAGAGAACTGAGACGTGGTGCTGTTCCACGTACCACGTGTACGTCGAATTGCCGAAGAATGTCTTAGAAGCTTGCAGAACTCTCTTCCATTTCCACCCGATCCTAttcatgaaaatatataatatttgaagAATTACCAGAATCTTCTTTCAAgacctatatatatacctcCTCCTGCTTTGCCTATCACCATAAACAAGCGCAGTTCGCTTCAAATGTTCCCATAaactatattttattcaacaGGCTAGCCCTTCAGAGTGAATTATAGCGATGGAGCTCAGCCATTTCGGTGGCGGCCGGCGAAGCAACGTCTTCGACCCCTTCTCTCTGGACGTGTGGGACCCCTTTGAGGGCATCCCTTTCGTGAGCACTGTCGCTAACGCTCCCGCCGCGTCACGGGAAGCCTCTGCTCTTGCCAACATTCGCATCGACTGGAAAGAAACCCCGGAAGCTCACATTATTAAGGCCGATCTTCCGGGGCTGAGGAAGGAAGAGGTGAAGGTCGAGATCAACGAAGGTGGGGTACTGCACATTAGCGGGGAGAGGATCAAAGAGCAGGAGGAGAAGAACGACAAGTGGCACAGGGTTGAGAGGGCCACCGGCAAGTTCCTGAGGAGGTTCAAGCTGCCGGAGAATACGAAGATCGACCAGGTGAAGGCTACCATGGAGAATGGAGTGCTCACTGTGGTTGTGCCCAAGGGGGAGGAGAAGAAGCCTGAGGTCAAGTCCATTGAGATCTCCGGCTAGACTATATAAGGCATGTTCTCGATCTGCACTGTTGCCTCTGGCTCTGTTTTGCTAtcttgaaaataaaagacaagtatGGGCGTGTTTTGTGTCAAGCAAGAATGGAGTGTCTGTATGTgagtgcgtgtgtgtgtgtttgaggTTCTTTCTCTATGTATCACATGTTCAATTTCCTCTTCagtattgtaatttgtaatggtttttgttattatatatattttgttctaAGCTTAGGGCCGGGGAACAAAGGAAGGGGAATAATTACATTATTGAAGGCGAAAGAAAGGATGCGGCACAGTACTATAACCATTAAAGTGCCAAAAAAGTcttaagaatattattttttagtagGGTGAAAATGCATGAACGGTTTGGTCTATTGAATAAGGTTGACCCGAAAGCAAGCCACCCCCAGGGCCACATAATCTCTCTAGTCGGGTTCTGTTTTGAGGACAACAATATGATATTCGTCTACGATTTTCTTTCAAGAGGAAGCCTAGAAGAGAATCTTCATGGGGTAAACTTTTCTTGGAGTTTACCCGATTGGAAtcggagaaaaaaaaagttaaatgtttcatttttgttccattttattttaaactcaTCATGGATACTCTCTGATTAAGGTAATAAGAAGGATGGAAAAGGATTTGGTTGGCAAGAGAGATATAATGACCAAGCTATGGGTGTAGCTGAGGCATTGAACTTTTTACACAACAGCTGTGCAGATCGACCTGTGATACACACTTCACTCCAAAGGGATGTGAAATCCTCGAACATCCTTCTTTCTGGTGATTTTGAGCCACAGGTGCTCTTAAGTCTGTCACTTTTCAATCTTTCTGCTAATTATATGAAGCTTTCTAtgctcatttccttttcttttttttacttcttcagCTCTCAGATTTTGGACTTGCTAGCTGGGCATCGACTTCATCCAATACGTACGACCTGCACCGATGTTGCAGGAAGGAATCTTTGGGTCTGAAATTTCTTCTCTAGTtcctattttcttttacttcagATATACTGCTAACACTCACTCTTGTGGCAGTTACTTGGCTCCAGAATACTTCATGCATGGCAAAGTGAGCGACAAAATTGATGTCTATGCATTTGGTGTGGTACTTCTTGAGCTTCTTTCAGGTAGAAAGCCAATTATCAGTGAATGTCCAAAGGGCCAGGAGAGCCTAGCTAGTAATGTGGGTATGTTTCTATTTTGTGTGAAAAGCTCCttattctataatttttatGCTGCTAATCATGTTTTTAAACTTTGCatacccaaaaagaaagaacgaCTCAGTATTTGAAAATCAGCAGGATGAGAGTTGCCAAcatgtgaaacaaaattcagGAAGAATTTCAAGAACAagctgattttaatttttaaaactgttTATTTATTGCCTTTTATCTCTGAATAATACCTATTGATTCATGTCAAATAGTGTGTTTAATGATGATATATATCCAGGCAAAGCCAATTTTGAACGGTGGAAAGGTTTTCCAGTTGCTAGATCCAAGCTTGGGCAGCAACTATGACGCTGATCGGATTGAGAAGTTGGTTTTGGCAGCTGCCACCCCCAacacttcttctttcttttttcttttttttttttaaaaaaattaatttaatctaatttttctttttaaataaaattattaaaaaataataatattttaaggttaTGTGGCAAAAACACTAACGTGGCACTAACGAGAATTGTGAAATTGGACCGAAAAGTCCCGGAATGACCTATTTCAAATTcgtaaaaaatttaagaagctgattttgattttcaaaaaataagggaCCAGTTTTAAATCGGACTCCGATTCATAGAGTCATGAtacacttacaaaaaaaaaaaaaaaggtgcagaCTTGAGGCTGTAAATGAACAAAGCCCTCACAAAGAGTATTGGGCTAGGTAGTTTTAACTATTGGGCTTCGTTCATTTATTAAACTCATACGACTTAACCTAAGCtcgtataattttatttttattattttttataatattatttttaatttttgtaatgaaaaaaaaaagtctttttaatttaagaaataaaataaaattattgtaattgtaagcctgaatataaatatataaatatgtatctttatgtgtatataagtgagtttaatatatgtataatatatattataagtgagtttataatatataagataagcatataaaattgagattaattatttaaaatttgagttagtttttttaattattcattttaactgacttaagcatcgttGCTATTTCTCGTTGGCCTGCTCCAGCAAATTATTGTGctaatcttttccttttttcccgCAAGTGCCTCAAATCATTACCACAGCACACGAtcaactattttaaaaaaaaaattgtcaatttaattagttaatgtCTAACTTGTTAACCATGCGATCTTAGTTATTTTACAAATTATGAAACACCACGTCAATTTATAATAGAATATTGGTAAAAGTTGTTGCCCCAAGCATTTTCCAAACTGTAATAACCCTAATAAATAGAATTGGTTACAAATTAAGATCGCCCAAGTGTTGTAATTAGAAGGTAGAAGAACACAACATAAAAATCGCTTGaatgttttaattttgaagGAACAATACCGCATGATGATATAAAAATGGAAAACTTTTGAAAAAGCTCAGCTCAGAGTATGAGAGTCCAAATGTTTACGGTTTAAAGCCCATCAATCTCGTTTTTGGGCCGAGCCCTTGTAGCCAATTAACGTTACATATCTGACCTGACATGACGGATACCTGTGTTTTCTATTTCCAAAGCCCACGTGTCAGATAAGAACATATTTGAAAGTAAAAATATCACAGATGTTGGGGTGATAGTCAATGGTGTCTTATGTTGTTGCTGGGTGGGCTATTGGGCTTTCAATTATAACTATTTGTTGGAACTTATCAAATTAGGTCGTTTGgacttgtaattttaaaaaatgtaatttaaaaataatgattttaaaatgtgttatttataaaaatgatttttaaaaacgtaattaagcgttagcaaaattgcaatttggcttttaaatcgcaggttagcctttaaaatttttcattttcaaaaaaacacatcATTGCCTCCTTCGATTTACAAACGCGGAAATTTCttaaaaacacaacttaaacaatttattttctacgatttagtttaaaatatattttgtatttataaaattataatttcaaatgaaCCCTTAAAAG carries:
- the LOC133864016 gene encoding 17.4 kDa class I heat shock protein-like, which translates into the protein MELSHFGGGRRSNVFDPFSLDVWDPFEGIPFVSTVANAPAASREASALANIRIDWKETPEAHIIKADLPGLRKEEVKVEINEGGVLHISGERIKEQEEKNDKWHRVERATGKFLRRFKLPENTKIDQVKATMENGVLTVVVPKGEEKKPEVKSIEISG